The Fibrobacter sp. UWB11 genome includes the window CGCGCTCTTTTGGCGGGTGGGGCATCGCTTTTGGTCGGTTTTTCGGGTATGAACGACCCCGATGTTGTCGATTTTTTGAAAGATTGGGGCATTCCCGTCGTGATTCCGGCAGAAATGCTCGAAGCGGAGTCCCGTGGTGAATTTGTGGACTTGGTGCTCGACTGTGCGGGACCTTTTGCGGCTCTCCATCCGAAAATCGGCTTTGTGGAACTCACCCGTTCGGGCGTTCAGTACTACCAAAACGCTAAAAAGCCCGTTTTTGTTGCCGATAGCGGAATCGTCAAGCGGATCGAGACGTCTTTAGGCACCGGTGATGGCTATTTTAGGGCGCTTGAAAAGCTCGGCTTGGGTGCAGGCGAAAATGCGTCTGGCGCCGATTTCGAAGGAAAAAAGTTATTGGTTTTTGGTAGTGGCAAGGTCGGTTCGGGAATTGCGCTCCAGGGTGTGCGCCGCGGTTGCGCTGTATCCGTAGTGACGGACCTGAATCGTGCATCGTCTGAAAACGCTCCTGAAAACGCTCCTGAAAATGCCGCAAATTCGATGCCTGCAGGTGATTTTTCGGCGGTTTTAGAGCAAAATGGTGTCAATGTGGTCGATTGCCATGACTATGCGACCGTCTCCGCGCTGATTGAAAAGGCTGACTTTGTGGTGACTGCAACGGGCATAAAAGATGCTCTTGCTGCCCCGGAACTTCAAAAATCGCTCCTTTCGACATCGGCTGTTCTTGCGAATATGGGCGTCGAAGATGAATACGGTGAAGCTGTTCCCGTCGAAAAGGTGCTCAATGCCAAAGGTCCTTTGAATTTTATTCTCGAAGAACCGACGCATCTCAAGTATATCGAGACTTCGCTTGCGCTCCATGCGGCCCTTGCCGAACGCTTGGTGCAGGAGGCTGCCGGCAGTACCCAAAGCGGTTCGGATTGCGCGGCTATTGATGAAGGTCTCCGTTTCCCTCCGCAAGAAATTGAACAGCGCTTGCTTACCATTGCCATTCAAAATGGTGTTATCGGCCCTGAAATTTGCAGCATGCTTGGCGGCATCCCCACAGAAATGGACTAAAATATGACCCCCGAGAACATGAAAAAGGTCGTAGACCTCTGCAATCAAGTTTCGAACATCACCTACGAGAACTTGACGAAAATCATCCGTCTGGAACAGACGGGAAGTGCCGCCGGTGCGCGCAAACTCGACGATAGCGACCAGAATGATATCGATTCCTGGATGGGTGGGGGCACTTGCTTTAGCATGACGTGGCACATGTTCCAAGCACTCATGGACATGGGCTTCAAGCCGCGTCTTGTCATGGGGCACAAGCGCAAGGAACGTAACATCCACTGCGCCCTCATCTTGCCCGACCCCGACGGCAGCATTGTCACCCCGGACGCCGTTCCGGGGTCGCCACTCACGTTTAATTCCGAATTCTTACTCGATCCCGGTTACTTGATTTTCGACCCGCTCCCAATGCCCCTCCCGCAGCCGTTTGGCACTGGCGAAGCCTTTTTCCCGCTTTCCCCGAACTGCGTGCGTCTCGTGCGTCCGACCATGGAATCCATGGAACTTTGGACGGGTGGCGCAGGCGCGCCCATGAAGCTCCGTTTCGAGTACCCTGTGGAGGGCGTTTCCGTCGAAGAATTCAAGCACCATTGGAACGAAAGCTTCTATCGCGAAATGATGACCTACCCGGTCTTGAACCGCCTTGACCGCGAAAAGGGTATCCAGTATTACTATCAGAAGGGAAACCTCGTCGTTCGCGATGCGGCTGGTTCAAAAATGACGAAAATCGAGCCCGCCGACCGCGTCCAAACCCTCAGCGACATCTTCAAACTATCGCCGGATATCATCGAAAGAGCGCTGAAAATCCTAGAAAAAAGATAAGAGTTATGATGGGCGGTGAGCCCTGATTAACTTATTTCAGCTTCTTGAGTTCGTGCATCATCATTGCCATGCCGATGATGGCTGCGCCTGTATCGGCAATGGGCTGTGCTAAGAACACACCTTTCAATTCAAAGTAGTGCGGTAAAACGAGCAGGAACGGAATCAAGAGAATCACCTGACGGCACGCGTTCAAGAACATAGCTCTGAGCGCCTTTCCTGTTCCCTGGAAAAAGTTTCCCGACACCATGCCAAAAGGAATCATGAAGAATGCGGCGGTAAAGATTCTCATGGCCCAAGCGGAAACTTGTTGCAATTCGAGATCGTTCGGGGCGAACGGGGCGACGAATGCTTCTGCTTTCCACATCACGGCGGCCCAGCAAATGAACATGAACGCGCCTGCATAAATAAACGAGAACTTGAGCGTTTCGCGAACGCGGCCATTGAGCCTAGCGCCGTAATTGTAGCCGATAATCGGTTGCGTTCCGTGGACAAATCCCAAGAGCGGAAGCACTATAATCGAAACAACGCTGTTGATAATGCCGAATGCCGAAATCGCCAAATCGCCACCCGAGAGAACTCCGGTCGGTTTGATGCTGATGTTTCCGTAAGTCGTGAGGCTCCAGGCGAGAATTGCGTTCATAAGGCTGTTGCAAATCTGCATTACCGAAGGCGGCAATCCCAAAATGTAAATCTTGCGAACGTAGGCGGCATGCAGTTTCATGTGGCGCCAGCGAATCTTGATGGGCGAAGACTTTTTCACGAAGAACTGCGTAATCAGGCTGCTTGCGACCAACTGCGAACAGATGGTTGCCCAGGCGGCGCCTTCGATACCCCAGTGGAACTTCATGATGAACAGCCAGTCCAAAATAATGTTGGTCACGGCGCCTGCGATTTCGCGGAACATGGCGGTTTTGGGGTGACCCATCGAACGGATAAAGTGGTTCATGCCGGGCGCGATTGTCTGGAATACGGCACCGCACAGCAAAATGCGCATGTAGCTTTCGGCAACGGGGAGGGTCTGTTCGCTAGCTCCGAAAAGCTTGAGGAGCGGAGTCATGAAAACCTCGCCAAATGTAAAAGCGAGAATCGCCATGATAATCAGGAGCGAAAACGAGTTGTTTAAAATGATGCTCGCCTGGATGTATTTCTTTTGCCCAAGGCGAATGGCAAAAAGCGTGTTGCCGCCCACGCCGACCATCATCGATAACGCCATGATAAATAGGCAAATGGGGAAGCAGAGCGTAATGCCTGCAATGCCCAAACTTCCGACACCCTGGCCAACAAAGAATCGGTCTACAATATTATAGAGAGCGTTCACGCACATGCTTATGATGGCGGGAACTGAAAACTGCAAGACAAGCTTCGGGATGCTTGCTGTGCCAAAAGAATTAAGGCGTTCGGAGTAAAATTCACTCATCGCGCCCAAATATAGCAAAAGGCGAGTGTAGCGCCAATACTTGTATTGGCATTACCGAGCCGAGCTATATTTTTACCTTTTTCGCTAGGGCGCAGCCACCTGGTTTTTGCCGCAGTTTTTGGCTACATACAGCAATTTGTCGCTTTGGGCGATAAGTTCGGTGATTTGAGTCACGTCGGCCCCTTTCTGCGATGCAAGCCCAAGGGAAATCGTCACCGGGATAATCGTATCCATCCATGAGAAAATGTGGCGCTCGATGGTAAAACGCAATTTTTCGGCGCGCTTCTTGGCATCTTCTGGAGAAATATCGCTCATGAGCAGCAAAAATTCTTCTCCGCCGTAGCGGGCGAGCAGGTCGGAATCACGCTTTTCGTCGTTCAGCAACCGGGCCACTTCTTTTAAAATGAGGTCCCCGCATTGGTGCCCCCAAGTGTCGTTCACGTGCTTGAAGTTGTCTACATCGATCATCACGACATGGACAAACGTGTCGTTGCGGCGTGCAAATACAAGTTCTCCGGCCGAACGGTCCATGAATGCTTGGCGGTTCAAAATGCCTGTCAGTGAATCCATGGTCGCTGCTTCGTAGAGCTCACGGCTAAAAGCTTCTTCGCTCGGGTCCTTGTAGGCAACCTTTAAAACCATCTTGCCAATCTGAAGCCTGTTGTCAGAATCAAGAATTTGCTTGTGGATGAAGTTCCCGTCGACAAACGTTCCATTTGTGCTGCCAAGGTCTTCGACCGTGACATTCTGTCCGTCAAACGAAAGGGAACAGTGCTTGCGGCTTACCAGTTCGTCTTCGAAACGAATGTCGGCGTCTTGCCCGCGTCCGAGAATCACGGTCCCCTTTTCGAGAGGTATTTGTGCAAACGCGCTTTGCGGGTACAGAACTATTAAATGTGGATGAATGACCATCGGGTTAAACATGATGGTGTTGTCTTTATTGATGATGGTTTCATCTTCCATAATAATCCCTCGCGTTAGCGCTATCCCTATTTAAAATATAGAAGTAGTTTTAAGATTGGTTTGAAATAGTTTGAACTTTGAACTTCGAATTATCCATATAATACAGGCATGATACGCCTTGTTTTGTAAGTAGATTTTTACAATGTTTAAACAAATTTTCAAAACGTAAGTTTTGTGTTGAAAAAGTGTGAATAAAAGCACGGATTGGCTTACATAAATTTTTTTTCACATATCTTTAATAGAAAAAATTTCCTTTTTTCAATTAAAAAAGTAGATTTCATGCGGTGTAGTATATCAAGGAGGGCTTCTTCTTGATGTTCTGCGTGGTCAGAGAGAACCAAAATGGATAGAAACACAATGAAGAACACAATTAAATCCTTAAAACTATGGGTATTGGGCTGTGCTATGCTCATTGCAGGTGTGCAAAGTGCATCGGCAACATTGACCGGGTGTGAGGGAACCGTTTATCTAAAGCTTCCTGATGGATGGACTGCCGCTTATTCCGCTGCTGGTGGTCAGTTTGTTGCTTTTTCGAAGAGCACTAAGTATACCGGCTGGTATGAAATTAGCACTGCTAAAATCGGTGGTACAAACGGAGCGACTGATTTCTACATCTCGAAGGCTTTGAATGACTATGGCCAGACGGGTGGTATTACTCCGACTCAGATTGGTGCCAATGTTCAATTTGCTAATGGCAAGGGCTTCTCTTGCGCCGATTTTGGCTCAAAGACGAATGAACTTTGGATCCAACAGGATTTCACGGATCCGACCAAGCCTTATGTCAAGGGAGATCCTCCAGACGTAAAGTATTTCTACGTGTTCTTGCCGGATGACAAGGTTTGGAAGAGCTCTGTGCCGATGATTAGCGAAAACGGCAAAGATAAAGAAATGGATATCGATGCCGATAACTGCGGTTGGTATTACAGACGTTATGTCGATGAAGCCCTTCCGACGGAAGTCTTCATCCATAGAGATGATGACGAAACGTTGCAGTATGCCATCGGTATGCAAGGTGAAGGTGCTGAAACGCTTGAAAAGATTGACTTGGACGGTTTGTTTAATGGTGTTTTCAATAGCGAACCGGGCTATAGTGGCGCATTGTTCTTTGTTGCTGACCAGAAGAAGGCTGCTGAACTTCCCAGCATAATGTCTGGGTGGTATGTTGAAAGACCGGCTATCAATGGTAGCTGCTCCTATAACCTTGCAGCTCGTATTTATGACTCCGATGCTAAGTTGCATCCGGCATTCTCTTGCTATAGTGGTCCTGGTGATGGCCCGGCTAATGACGGTTGCCAGAAAGTAGACCAAACGAATGCTGCTGCTGGTGCAAATCCGACTGTCGCTCTTAATGCTATTTATGACTGTATCGGTGTGACTCCGGGCATTGTGGAATCGACTCTTGACCGCGCCACTAAGAAGCCGAAGCTCACGGCTGCTGGTAAAAAGTGCTTTATTGATGAGAAGTATTTCAACATGCTTTTCAATTACACTCCTGGTGTGAACGAAGTGACTTGCTTTGATATGCCGTTTACCCGTGCTGACGATGGCAAGTGGGAATTTGACTCTGACTTCTATACAAGCCCTGGTCTTGAAACCCCTGTTCAGGGTGGTTTCTACCCGGTTGAAGCTACCGATGAAAAGAAACTCAAGGATGCTGACTCTACGCAGCAAGCTGCTCCGTTAGCTCGTACAAAGCGTACTGCAGAAGGTCCTGTGTTCTATGGTCCGAATCTTCGTGAACTTCACCCGACTGAAAAGATTCCGATGATTGACGTGATTTGCAATGGCCCGGGTTGGAAGGGCGGTCATAAGTGCGATGGTCTCTTCGCTGATGGCGATGGCACCGAAGCCTTCTATACTGGCCTTAGCCCGGCTAACACTGGTGCTTGCGTCTTTGGTTGGAGCTGCCCGGATAAGGCTCCTGCAAATTGGGCATTCTTTGTGGATGGAACTGAAACTTCTGCTGCTTCGGGTAGCCCGCGTTGGAAGTCCGAAGAAGGCGGTAAGGGCAATGCCGGTCGTAACCAGCATTTCTGCTTCGAATCCCATGCTGAATTCCGCTTCAAGAAGGGACTCAAGTTCAGCTTCCGTGGTGACGATGACATTTGGGTTTATATTGATAACAAGCTTGCTGTGGACCTTGGTGGTACTCACCTCGCTGCTCCGGGCTATGTGGACTTGGATACGTTTATGCCCAATGGCAAGGCTGATTCCACCTATGATATCGATATCTTCTTCTGCGACCGTCGTACTACGATGAGTAACGTCCGTATCAAGACGAACATGTTCATTGAACAGACCGTGGGTATTAAGGCCGAAGGTCACCAGAATAGCAATGAAGACTATAGGCTGACTGGTGGTAACAACAAGTTCAAGCTGAAGTATTCTCAGTCTGGTGGTGGTAGCTGCGCTGCTGCAAGAGGTACTGCAGTCGTGTTGGAAGGCAAACAGATTACGGATGCAGGCTATAAGATTACTTATACGCTCACCACTGATAAGAGTGGTTCTGACCCGACCAAGACGATTATTTCTGCAGAAGAATTCGAAGCTAATCCGGTTCAGTTAGATGGCATCATCGATGTCACAGAACCGGGTGAACCGATGATTAACGAAATCAAGTTGAAGAAGAGACTTACTCCGGATACGTACTATCTGCGCATTACGATTGGTACTGATGTCTATATTATGTCCTGGGAAATTAAGGGTAGCGTTGCTGTTGCTAACCGTGATGCCGTTATTGTTGACGCAACTGGTTACAAGAGCCCGGTGATGCCGTTCAAGAGTTCTGCAATGGCTACAAATGCAGCCGATGTTACGGTTGACCAGCTTATCCCGCTCTACATTGCTCCGATTACGGATCCGTGTGGTGGTACACCTTCTGCTACTTGCACCCAGCCGGTCCAGTTGAGCGCTGCTGTTGGTTCTGAATATTCCTTGGATGTTAAGGACGCTGCAGGCAATGCTTCTACTCTGGTTACCTTCTACAAGTTGGAAAACGGACAACTTTCAATGGTTGACCCGGTCAAGTACAATCGTAAGATTGGTGCCGGTGGTGTTGATACCCTTTATGCAACTATCCCGTTCAACCAGTTCACGACATCTCAAAATGAGACTGTGGTCATCAGTGTAAAGGATAGTCCTTATAAGGCTACGCTCTCGTTCTTCGTGCCGACGATTGCGTTCGTTGAATCTGAAACGTCTTTGACTGTTAAGACTTCGGAACCGGATAACGTAACTCACTTGAAGTCCGAAGAAGTTGACTTCTACTTGATCGCTCTTGACCCGACTAAGAATAACTCTCCGTGCGGTGATGCTTGCAACTTTAAGGTGACTGCTGGTTCTGAACTCTCTAAGGGCTTGGAAATCCTTTATGGTCCTGATTCCACCGTTCACGTTGTGAATGGTCGTGCAACGGTTACCGTCAAGTCTTCTATGGTTTATGAATTGCCGACTTCTTCTGCAACTCTCCATGTGAAGGGCCCGAGTGCTACTATGATGCAGGCTAAGGTTGTCAACTTGCAGTTTATTGAACCGCCGGTTCCGACACCGCTCTTGGCCGATATCTTCGACGTCCATGGCGAACTTCCGGCTTCTTCGATGAACATCCCGGCTGAATACTTCAGCATGCAGACGGAATACCTCGATGGTATTGGTGACTCCCTTGCTATTTACTACTACCGTCCGTTTATCAACCACGAAGACTCCCTCCCGAATAAGATTGCAGTCTTCTGGGATGAAGATGAAAAGGATTCTGTGGTCTTTGAAAAGGCTGAAATTAAGGCTGGTACTGTTTGCGGTGCTGCTGCATCTCTGCCTGATTCTCTCTGCTTGCCGCGAATCACTCTCGGTGGCAAGAAACTCTCCAAGAATGTGAAGACCTCTGGTAAGGGTAAGCTCAAGTCTTGGGCTACTTACACGGCTCGCGGTACTGTTGTGACGAACTTCTACTCTTGCGCAATTTATGACCGCATTGCCCCGATCATCGTCTCTGCAAGAGCTATGACCGAAACTATGGGCGGTGTTGACTTGGCTAAGCTCAAGATCGAATTCTCTGAACCTGTTCAGAAAACGACCGAAGGCGATGCTAAGGGTGATGCAGTTCTTTCCTTCTACATTAACAATGGAAAGCAGCCGCAGTTTACCGAATATATACCGCTGAACCCGGGTTCTTCGATTCCGCCTTCTACGAACTCGAACACCATGAATTTGCTTTACAGCGCAAATGGCTTGTTCCCGCAGTCTGGTGACTATATCCACTTCGGTAGCATTGCAGGTGTGGGCCTCTTTACGGACCAGTCTGACTATGCAACTTATCCTGGTGGCGATACTCTCCGTCCGGCTGATGATGCTACTTATGGTTGGAACATTGCTCCGGGCTATAATGCAAGTGGACGTCTCCCGTCTCCGTGGGTATTGATCTCTGGTGATGTGAGTGCCTACGCTGTCAGAATCATTCCGTCCGCAATGGGTGGCATTCCGAGAACTCCGGCTGAAGCCGCTAACCTTGATGCGTTCGACATCTTTACCTACGACGCAAACAAGGATGACGACAACTTCAGAGCAGACATCCTTGCTGGTCAGGGCGAATTTGAAAAGTATGGCTTTATTCCGCATGGCTGGTATGTCAAGACCGATATGGGTGCCATGATCGAATCCAAGGAAGATTTTGTCAACTCCAACAAGAAGAACGTGTTCTTTGATTACGAACTCAGTTTCTTCACGAACTTGGGCTCTCATGTGGCAACAAAGAAGGGCCGCATCTTCTGCGATGACGACAAGAACTTTGAAGTCAACCAGAAGTACTACTTCGGTGGTGCAGGTCACAACTGCGTTGAAACCCGTAGGAACTTCTACATCGTGTGGAACATGAAGTCCGACAAGAACCGCCTCGTTGGTTCTGGCGCCTTCATCACCAAGCTCAAGACTTACGTCCAGCTTGATAACCACGGTAAGAAGAACAAGTTCGACAAGACCGAAATGTGGGGCGTCCGCCATAACGCTAAGACGATTGGCAGCTTCCCGGTCTACAAGGCCAATCCGTAATAGAGATCTTTAAGGTTTCAGAAAGCCTCCCTTCGGGGAGGCTTTTTCTATATTTCTATACATGCGAAAGTTTATAATTGCAGCTTCTTTATGCGCTATGGCTTGGGCCGGATCGCCAACTGATATGGACTCTCTTTTCCGCGGAAACGAGTACAAGCCGACGCTTAGTGCATCGCTCCGCGATACGACAAGCAATTCTGCAGTACCTGCCAAGGTCTCTGGCAAGAATGACAAGGGTGATGGGTTCTACATGCTCCAGTTCGAAGCTGTAGGCGATTTTGACGCCGCTCAGAGGCGCAAGGCTCAGCTCTCCGCTAGCACCGGCTATACCATCCAGGTCGTGTTCGATACACCGTTCTACAAGCTTCGCGGCGGTGGATGGAACAAACGCAAGGTCGCTGAGGACAAGGCTCGCGAACTCTCCGCGTACAATATCAACGCCTTTGTTGTAAAGATCCGATAAGCGCGTATAAAAGCGCTAAACGCACAAAGAGCAGGCTAGGCCTGCTCTTGTTGTTTTTTAATTCAGAATTGCGCCGTAGGCGCCTACAGCACGCCAAGAATCTGCTTGATGCTGTGGTCGTCTAGCTTTAACAGCGCACGTTCCTCTGGGGGCACGTAAGCCATCTTGCGCTCGTTGTCGGGCCTCTTGGTGCGGTCTCGGAGCACTATCGCTTTGTTCTTGAGCGAGTAGAAGAATGGGCCTGTCTTGACAAATTGCTTTTGGTGCAGCGCTTGCTTGATGGCATCGCTTAATACGGCAGTAATCTTGGGTGTCGCGTGTTCAACGTTGTGCAATTCCAGAAGTCTCTGCAACAATAATTCTCCATGGATCGGGGATTCGCTATCGACATAGAACTTTAGCTGTTCGATAAGCTTGTCCACCGGGAGCTCTTGAATGGGCAAATCGTCTCCGGAGCCTTCCTTTGCAAAGTGGACCACATTGTAAGGCTCGGCTTGAATATCGCTGTTCTGTTCCGCATCGTCAATAGAAAGGTCTTCTTGCGGTGGCGGTGCGACGCTCTGTTCAATTGCAATGGTGGCAATCAGATTTTCTTTTTCGTCTGCGTTCGAAATGTTCCAGAGCGGAAGCCACATGGGGAGGACCTTCCAGCCGAGTCTCGTAAATGCATTCGGACGAGTGTATTCGCGATCTTCAATCGACTCGTTGTATAGTCCGTAGCTGCAATCGCTTTCGATTACCGCAAGGAAACGCTTGGAATTGTTGGCGTCAACGATGACCGGCCCCACCGGTATGTTGCATGGGGCTATGTAGTCCTTAAATGCAATGGATTCTGCCTTGAGAACTTCTTTAATTTGTTTGCTGAACGGTGTGTCGATGACGTTGGTGGTGCCCGTTGCATTTTCGCTTGTGGACTTACTCTTGAGCGAAACAACCCATTCTTGGAATAGACCTTCTTTTTCTGTTAACTTGTCTGATTCTTCGTTGTTCAAGAACAGGCAAAGGCTCTGCTTTGCAAGTGTGGAGCCTATGGCGAGTTTGCGGCTTTCTGTAGCATTCGAAACATCGTCGATGTCTACGCAAACCAGAATTTCGTCACGGTATAAATCTACAGCGCGTTCAATGGTTTTGATGTAGAACTTGTTTTGCAGAGTTCCTTGAGTAAAGAACTTGGCAACGTTGGGATTCTTTTCTAAATGATTTTGTAGTGCGACTTCGATTTCTTTGCAAAGAGCCTGGCTAGAAGCTACAATTCCAAGTGTTTGGCTCGGATTCTTTGTCGCATGTTGGATAGCCTTTTCTGCAATGGCCGAAATCTTGTCGTGAACGACTTTTACGGTCTGAGACTTGCCTGTTGTAATCGTTGAATTCGGGAATTGCGCAATTTCGTTGTTGTAAATTTTGTTATTTGCAAAACGGAACAACGCCGGGTTTGCGTATTGCATTGTATAACTGATAACGCGTGTAGGAATTCCCTTGCGAAGCGCTGCAGAAAGCACGTTGTCTTTAAAGAAAATCGATTGTGAAGAAACTTCCATATTGCAGGCGTCCATGGGGAGCGCCTCAAGCGTTGGCTCGCAGGGGTTTCCAAATAGAATGACTTTCTTGGAATTGAAAATTCCTGGCATGGCTTCGGCTATCGTCATGCAATCGGCATCCAATAGCAATGCGACATCAAATGATTCAAAGTCTGGATGGTATGATTGTGATAAAGTAACGATTTGCAATCGGGCGGGATTTTTTTCGACCGTTTCGTGCATGGCACGGAAGTTTGCGTTCGAGAATTGGTCTAGCAATGTTCTGTATTGCTTGCCCTGTTGCTTGCGGTTCTTCGAAGACGGACTGAACAATTCCGGACATTCTGCGGTAGCCGCTTGCATTTGGCTGTTTGTCCATGAACGGGCAAATGCCATTGCAACGTCTTTACTAGCGTTCTTGGAATCCTTTACGAATTGCGCAAGATTTTCACATGGCGAATCGTTGATGTTTTCGATGTGCTCGCAAATCTGCAAGTAAACGTCTTGCTTGTCCCACTGGGTGGACCAACGCTCGATTTTATCTGTCCACAAATCAATATTTTGCGATTCCAAGGATTCGCTTAAATTGAGCGATTTGCTGATGCTCTGGAGCGCCTTTAGCAGTTCTTCGACGCTAGCCTGGATTTTGTCTAAATTCTCGGCAAACGGTTTGAACAAGTGCCATTTTGCAAGCAACTGCATCAGATAATCATGCTGGTCGCTGTTCTTGATTCGTGCGCGGAACACGTAGTAATGGCGGATCTTGTTTGCTAAATCATTCCAGTCGGTCTTTTCGTATTTCCAGTCTTTACCGAACAGACGCGTGGCAAGTACAGAGGAATCTTTGTACTTGCGTCTGTATTCTTGCATTTCGATAAGCTTGTCGATTTGCTCGATAAGCATGTCATCGGAGGTAATGCTCTTTGGGTTCTTGAAAACGCTAAGCAAAATGCGCTTGGGTCTGCGGTAGTGATCCGAGAGCGACTTGAGTGCGGAATTGAGACTATCGTAAAATTCGTTGCGGGCTGCAACAATGTTTACGTCAATGGCATCTTCCAAAAAGATGTCGGAGCCCTTGCGGCGATAACTAGACCAACGGGCGCCTGCACTTGGCAAATCGTTGAGGTCATCTTGGTAGGCTATCCATCCGTTTGAATGGAGATTCCAGTCTTCAAGGCCCGGCATATCCTTGTCGAAATTTTTCTTGAAGACATTTATCAAAGTAAGAATGTCCGAAAGATTGAATCCATCGAGATAGAGCTTAGATTTGACGACGCTCTCGATGAATGGCTTGATGGTCTCGATTAAGTCTTTTGCTCGAGAAAGCTCTTCGCCAATCAAATTTTTGCGTTCTTTCGAAACAGCCGGCAACGTTATTCCTTGGAATGCGTTGTAGACTTCTATTCCGTTTTGTTCAAAAAATAGCTGAGTCATTTCTTCAAGGCTTGAATGTATTGCCTTGAATTTGTCATAACGGACATCTGCAATGTTCTTGAATAAGTCACTTGCGAATTTTGACTTGACGTTTTTTAATTTTGTAATTTCGTCGAGCAATTCCGTGAGTGTTGCACCGCAGGGTTTGAGCGGAAAGTTGACGGAATCGTAGTACGTGACGAGTTTTGCACGGAGCTCGCTCAACGTGCTTTTAATCGTATCACGGTCGGGACCTTGAAACGATCGGAATGGCGGCTTCCAGGCGTTTTCAAAGTTAAACTTAGTGATGGCCCTACGGCTAATCACACAGACTTTTTTCTTTTGCTGGATGAGCTCTGCGGTTATGTTTACAGCGGCTTTAGCCTTTTCTGCTCCTGGGAGCGTTTGGATGGCATAAGCTGAATATTTTTCATCTAGTGCATCGATGACAGCCTTGTTTGTTTGCGAATCCGTAATGTATGGAAAATAGTGTTCCGCTGGATTGAAAACGTGGTCGTAAGGTTCTTCGTCAAAGAGCGATGGCTGCGGCAAGAATCCTTCGTTTCCGATAGTCGCAATGAAAAATTCGTTATTGGCTGCTTTTGCGGTTGTCCAGCACTCGCTTGTGAGTTTCTTTTTGAGAAGAATTTTGTTTGTGCTGTAAAACGTGATGCAATAGCCGTTGCGTGTAAACTTCCAATCTGTTTTAGCTGCAATCTTTTTTTCGAGCGTGTCGAAAAATTTTTGGATGTTGAACGTCTTGTTCTTGTAGAAATCCGAGGCTATTGGGAACTTGATGTTTTTATCGAGCGATTGGAGCGCGATATTTTCGATAGGTGCACAATCTGAAATGGTTAATGTATCGTGCTCGGTATCGTAGGTAAGCGGGATAAGGATTGCTGGGGCGAGCATCTTTTCGCCGCACTTGATAAATCCCGTTGCCATGTACAGGTCTTGGTTGCAAAAGTCTTCGACTTTTGATTTTAGAATTTTACGGAAAGTCTCGAGATCTGCTGTTTGCCTTTCTTCGTTATATTTGGCAGAAACAGGGAAAAAATGCGCGAGAGTGCGAGGCTTGGATTCATTTTGCCAAGTCTCAAAAAATAGGTCTCCGTTGTCTAACAGCAGCGGGGATTGAAACTTGTTTTTTTGCGAGAAGCTGAGGAGTCGGTCTTTGGTTTCAAAGGCTGCTGCTTCTTCGCGAATTCTTTCTATGGTAGTAGACACAGACGTTGATGCCATACCATGAATATAAATTTTTTTTAACCCATGTGAATAC containing:
- a CDS encoding adenosylhomocysteinase, whose amino-acid sequence is MSKNPIFLFMDLQSILSSVLDEVYEKNEYPALAALEAEWSETRPFEGLRVLVATPIYRNTMTQYRALLAGGASLLVGFSGMNDPDVVDFLKDWGIPVVIPAEMLEAESRGEFVDLVLDCAGPFAALHPKIGFVELTRSGVQYYQNAKKPVFVADSGIVKRIETSLGTGDGYFRALEKLGLGAGENASGADFEGKKLLVFGSGKVGSGIALQGVRRGCAVSVVTDLNRASSENAPENAPENAANSMPAGDFSAVLEQNGVNVVDCHDYATVSALIEKADFVVTATGIKDALAAPELQKSLLSTSAVLANMGVEDEYGEAVPVEKVLNAKGPLNFILEEPTHLKYIETSLALHAALAERLVQEAAGSTQSGSDCAAIDEGLRFPPQEIEQRLLTIAIQNGVIGPEICSMLGGIPTEMD
- a CDS encoding MATE family efflux transporter, translated to MSEFYSERLNSFGTASIPKLVLQFSVPAIISMCVNALYNIVDRFFVGQGVGSLGIAGITLCFPICLFIMALSMMVGVGGNTLFAIRLGQKKYIQASIILNNSFSLLIIMAILAFTFGEVFMTPLLKLFGASEQTLPVAESYMRILLCGAVFQTIAPGMNHFIRSMGHPKTAMFREIAGAVTNIILDWLFIMKFHWGIEGAAWATICSQLVASSLITQFFVKKSSPIKIRWRHMKLHAAYVRKIYILGLPPSVMQICNSLMNAILAWSLTTYGNISIKPTGVLSGGDLAISAFGIINSVVSIIVLPLLGFVHGTQPIIGYNYGARLNGRVRETLKFSFIYAGAFMFICWAAVMWKAEAFVAPFAPNDLELQQVSAWAMRIFTAAFFMIPFGMVSGNFFQGTGKALRAMFLNACRQVILLIPFLLVLPHYFELKGVFLAQPIADTGAAIIGMAMMMHELKKLK
- a CDS encoding GGDEF domain-containing protein, translated to MEDETIINKDNTIMFNPMVIHPHLIVLYPQSAFAQIPLEKGTVILGRGQDADIRFEDELVSRKHCSLSFDGQNVTVEDLGSTNGTFVDGNFIHKQILDSDNRLQIGKMVLKVAYKDPSEEAFSRELYEAATMDSLTGILNRQAFMDRSAGELVFARRNDTFVHVVMIDVDNFKHVNDTWGHQCGDLILKEVARLLNDEKRDSDLLARYGGEEFLLLMSDISPEDAKKRAEKLRFTIERHIFSWMDTIIPVTISLGLASQKGADVTQITELIAQSDKLLYVAKNCGKNQVAAP